In a genomic window of Mucilaginibacter sp. KACC 22063:
- a CDS encoding ankyrin repeat domain-containing protein has translation MSVEQLEAYIGSADIMGLKRLFTANPSLATANTSYNVSPLMLACYFKKPQIVSLILEHLSEINLFEASAAGKFDAVAYLVQSQPDSINDYAPDGFTPLGLACYFGHLEVAKYLILKGADVNLPADNNFRVAPIHSAVAGNFTAITKLLIENGANVNVVQQAGSTPLHAAAQNGNLDILILLLENGASVDARMEGGKLPADLAREKGFKEIADILS, from the coding sequence ATGAGCGTAGAACAATTGGAAGCATATATTGGTTCGGCAGATATTATGGGATTAAAAAGGCTGTTTACAGCCAACCCATCGCTGGCTACTGCCAATACCAGTTACAATGTATCGCCGCTTATGCTGGCCTGCTACTTTAAAAAGCCGCAGATTGTTTCGCTTATACTCGAACATTTAAGCGAAATTAATTTGTTCGAAGCGTCCGCTGCGGGTAAGTTTGATGCGGTGGCTTACCTGGTGCAGTCGCAGCCTGATTCTATAAATGATTATGCGCCTGATGGCTTTACCCCGCTTGGCTTGGCCTGTTATTTTGGGCATTTGGAAGTAGCTAAGTATTTAATTTTAAAGGGAGCTGATGTCAACCTGCCTGCCGATAACAATTTCCGGGTTGCACCCATACATTCGGCAGTGGCTGGCAACTTTACGGCTATTACAAAGCTATTGATTGAAAACGGCGCCAATGTAAATGTGGTGCAACAGGCTGGCAGTACGCCCCTACACGCAGCCGCTCAGAATGGCAACCTTGACATCCTTATCTTATTACTGGAAAATGGCGCATCGGTTGATGCACGCATGGAAGGCGGCAAATTACCTGCCGACCTTGCACGCGAAAAAGGGTTTAAAGAAATAGCCGATATATTAAGCTGA